A single Paenibacillus kribbensis DNA region contains:
- a CDS encoding DUF3102 domain-containing protein, whose amino-acid sequence MGVKALYEIATLSSDLPTLTAEINAYKRVAGEAIFEIGRRLKHVRDEPSKYGLSGYRDWERWCAEECDTSRSSANKLISAYEQFGATSRRIPVGKIFEMLSLPSEIDRPSFVSSAHTIPSTGATKTVDEMTVRELREVKAALKAEREARELAEARAEKAEDDYEAVRDTLESVTTKKPVIPLR is encoded by the coding sequence TTGGGGGTCAAAGCCCTCTACGAAATCGCAACTCTATCATCCGATTTACCTACACTTACTGCGGAAATCAACGCATACAAGCGCGTCGCAGGCGAAGCGATATTCGAGATTGGGCGGAGATTAAAGCACGTACGTGATGAGCCTTCAAAGTACGGCCTGTCCGGGTATCGCGATTGGGAGCGTTGGTGTGCGGAAGAATGTGATACGAGTAGAAGCTCAGCTAATAAACTGATTTCTGCTTATGAGCAGTTCGGCGCGACGTCGCGTCGGATACCTGTCGGAAAGATATTCGAAATGCTCTCGTTACCGTCTGAAATCGACCGCCCATCTTTCGTATCTTCAGCGCACACCATCCCGTCAACCGGCGCCACCAAAACCGTCGACGAAATGACCGTACGCGAGCTACGTGAAGTAAAGGCTGCGCTGAAGGCGGAGCGCGAAGCACGAGAATTAGCGGAGGCGCGCGCAGAGAAGGCGGAGGACGATTACGAGGCGGTGAGGGATACGTTGGAGTCCGTAACAACGAAAAAGCCCGTAATCCCTCTACGTTGA
- a CDS encoding helix-turn-helix domain-containing protein, with the protein MIRFTLEEMLKKREMSMYALSKSSGIRPNTISQWVTNEGVDVKSITIETLDRVCSVLNCQPGDLIKYITNVKESTEPKKEDR; encoded by the coding sequence ATGATTCGTTTTACACTTGAAGAGATGCTCAAGAAAAGAGAAATGAGTATGTATGCATTGTCTAAAAGCTCAGGTATCCGCCCAAACACCATAAGCCAATGGGTAACAAACGAGGGCGTTGACGTAAAGTCTATTACTATCGAGACACTTGATCGAGTTTGCTCAGTATTAAACTGTCAACCGGGGGATTTGATTAAATACATAACGAATGTCAAAGAGAGTACCGAACCAAAGAAAGAAGACCGTTAA
- a CDS encoding GNAT family N-acetyltransferase, which yields MKIANLFYGERIKLAAVREEDAEVMFKWGEDAEYLRNVDTDLALPYTLKQMESEGTPSSNEVYFRLRTLADDVLIGFVAIHGIEWNNRTGQLAIGIGDMEYRGKGYGAEAVRLILRYAFCELNLNRVGLDVIEYNNQAIRTYEKAGFQLEGRVRSAVLRDGNSYDRIMMGILYSEWRAAVKG from the coding sequence ATGAAGATCGCAAATTTATTTTACGGAGAACGAATTAAACTTGCCGCAGTCAGAGAAGAGGATGCCGAGGTGATGTTCAAATGGGGAGAGGATGCAGAGTACCTGCGAAATGTTGATACGGATTTGGCACTCCCTTACACATTGAAGCAGATGGAGTCAGAAGGGACTCCAAGCTCTAATGAGGTGTATTTTCGGTTAAGAACATTAGCAGATGATGTCTTGATCGGTTTTGTTGCTATTCATGGGATTGAGTGGAACAATCGAACCGGGCAGCTTGCAATTGGCATAGGTGATATGGAATATCGCGGTAAAGGTTATGGGGCAGAAGCAGTGCGTCTCATTCTTCGTTATGCCTTTTGTGAATTAAATTTGAACCGGGTCGGATTGGATGTCATTGAATACAATAATCAGGCCATTCGGACCTACGAAAAAGCAGGTTTTCAGCTTGAGGGAAGGGTTCGTTCTGCTGTTCTGCGTGATGGTAATAGCTATGACCGTATCATGATGGGAATCCTGTATTCTGAATGGAGAGCGGCCGTAAAAGGATGA
- a CDS encoding ketoacyl-ACP synthase III, with protein MSHIKMKALGVYHPSHSLDNEYYIRHFDEQGKDIRRFMEHMGRKNRYIIEHPDENGLTMGIAAAQKALEQAGMTGRDVDMIVFSTQVPESLFPMNALFVHRAIGARHDVAVMDSNANCAGMTVAVDQASRSMLSNPGVRTALIIGSDYNSLISGPEDEITYANYGDAACAAILERTEEDTGFIDSMYYTDPINIDKILYPAQGLAATLQRNTPGKYIQWLPFDANMALPPTYDLLERILKKNGLAPQDVRAYCLSQFSLANVLKIQDHLQLEDAQMIYVGDRYGYTGTSSPFIALYEGIESGRIRRGDYVLFWTIGAGYQLVAMLFKY; from the coding sequence GTGAGCCATATTAAGATGAAAGCATTGGGTGTTTATCATCCGTCCCATTCACTGGATAACGAATATTACATTCGCCATTTTGACGAGCAAGGCAAAGATATTCGACGCTTCATGGAGCATATGGGCAGAAAAAATCGTTATATCATTGAGCATCCGGATGAGAACGGTCTGACGATGGGAATTGCAGCCGCACAAAAAGCGCTGGAACAAGCCGGTATGACAGGTCGTGACGTGGATATGATCGTGTTTTCCACACAAGTTCCTGAGTCGCTGTTCCCGATGAATGCGCTGTTTGTTCACCGAGCGATTGGGGCCAGGCATGACGTAGCCGTGATGGATTCGAATGCAAATTGTGCAGGGATGACAGTAGCGGTTGATCAAGCTAGCCGATCGATGCTGTCCAATCCTGGTGTGCGGACAGCGCTTATTATTGGTTCGGATTATAACTCGCTCATTTCCGGTCCCGAGGATGAAATTACTTATGCGAATTATGGAGATGCAGCGTGTGCGGCTATTTTGGAGCGAACAGAAGAGGACACCGGCTTTATAGATTCCATGTATTATACGGACCCGATCAATATAGATAAAATTTTATATCCGGCTCAGGGACTAGCGGCAACACTTCAAAGGAATACACCCGGAAAATATATTCAGTGGCTTCCGTTTGATGCCAATATGGCATTGCCCCCAACATATGATCTGCTTGAACGTATTTTAAAGAAGAATGGACTGGCACCTCAGGATGTACGGGCTTACTGTCTATCTCAGTTTTCGTTGGCAAATGTGTTGAAGATCCAGGACCATTTGCAGCTGGAGGACGCCCAAATGATCTATGTGGGTGATCGCTATGGCTACACGGGTACCAGCAGCCCGTTCATTGCCTTGTATGAAGGGATTGAATCCGGCCGTATCCGTCGTGGTGATTACGTGCTGTTCTGGACGATTGGAGCCGGATATCAACTGGTTGCTATGCTGTTTAAATATTAA
- a CDS encoding helix-turn-helix transcriptional regulator codes for MLINATLLTELRSIYELSQTEFAALCGVTPSYVNMIERGKRIVTNRISAAIVTEFELTEEKLADLRRSYNREKAHCVAEVARQKIRGKEAT; via the coding sequence GTGCTCATAAATGCCACATTGTTGACGGAGCTTCGCAGTATCTACGAGTTGAGTCAAACGGAATTTGCCGCCTTGTGTGGTGTGACTCCATCGTATGTCAACATGATCGAGCGAGGAAAACGGATTGTGACCAACAGAATCAGCGCAGCTATCGTTACAGAGTTCGAGCTAACCGAGGAAAAGTTGGCAGACCTGCGGAGAAGCTACAACCGTGAGAAGGCGCACTGTGTTGCTGAAGTTGCTCGCCAAAAAATACGCGGCAAAGAGGCCACTTAA
- a CDS encoding glycosyl hydrolase encodes MKSHSIRFWLQRVLLLMLVLLFSGSQQSFIIADAAPPVNAQASAKARQLLAYLSNVPTGMLISGQHDYLEAPDEQNNKLQQISGQYAGLHGYEFGGLANQSRTALREQRQRVVDSAIRWSEDGGIVAITFHQALPGTPKTWKNVQAKLTQAEFNRYITPGTPQYKKLIADLDEAALSLKTLRDADVPVLWRPYHEMNGSWFWWGNKQNYAKLWDLMYDRFVRVHHLDNLLWVWSPNAPNAYSTPYNQTFPGIHRVDILAADIYNNDYKASYYTELLKLAQGKPIGIGESDILPSAKVLQNQPAWAYAMTWGKELSAANSQAAIRHFMNQNNIITREFLLESFR; translated from the coding sequence ATGAAATCTCACTCAATACGCTTTTGGTTACAGAGGGTGCTACTGCTCATGCTTGTTTTACTTTTTAGCGGCTCACAGCAATCGTTTATCATAGCTGATGCCGCCCCACCTGTTAATGCTCAGGCCTCAGCTAAAGCAAGGCAGCTGCTTGCCTACCTTTCCAATGTGCCGACTGGCATGCTGATCTCCGGGCAGCACGATTACCTGGAGGCACCAGATGAACAAAATAACAAGCTTCAACAAATCAGTGGCCAATACGCAGGGCTGCATGGCTATGAGTTTGGAGGATTGGCCAACCAGTCCCGTACTGCCTTGCGAGAACAGCGGCAGCGTGTTGTGGACAGCGCTATTCGATGGAGTGAGGACGGCGGGATCGTAGCTATCACCTTTCATCAAGCGTTACCGGGTACACCCAAAACGTGGAAAAACGTACAGGCTAAACTGACTCAAGCTGAGTTCAATCGTTACATTACGCCAGGCACCCCTCAATATAAAAAGCTGATCGCTGATCTGGACGAGGCTGCTTTGTCACTTAAGACCTTGCGAGACGCAGATGTACCTGTTTTATGGAGACCGTATCATGAAATGAACGGCAGCTGGTTTTGGTGGGGGAACAAGCAAAATTACGCCAAGCTGTGGGATCTGATGTATGATCGGTTTGTACGTGTCCATCATCTGGATAACCTGTTGTGGGTATGGAGCCCCAATGCTCCGAACGCATATAGCACCCCCTATAATCAAACCTTTCCAGGCATTCATCGTGTGGATATTCTCGCAGCCGATATCTACAACAATGATTACAAAGCCTCCTACTACACCGAATTGCTAAAGCTTGCGCAGGGCAAGCCTATCGGAATCGGGGAAAGTGATATTCTGCCGAGTGCAAAGGTGTTGCAAAATCAGCCCGCCTGGGCCTATGCCATGACATGGGGAAAAGAGCTGTCTGCAGCCAACTCTCAGGCAGCGATCAGACATTTTATGAATCAGAACAATATTATCACACGAGAATTTCTCCTTGAATCCTTCCGCTGA
- a CDS encoding glycerol dehydrogenase, which yields MTNIVRSVTSPKKFISGQNLLSSLNDYFKDYGDKAFVICDEFILERAQKEAGASIEAAGNQAVFEKFQYECTKEEIERNRELVRKHGSNIIIGIGGGKTLDTAKATAYYEKLPVVIFPTIASTDAPCTALAVIYKKDGSFDEYLFLPTNPDVVLADTGILAAAPARFFAAGIGDALATYFEARACYQSNGDNLVLNKPSTTGLGLARLCYETLLENAVKAKRAVDRKVYTRAVEDTIEATIYLSGVGAESGGLAAAHAIHNGMTAVPSLHKAQHGEKVTFGLLTQLVLENAPKEELETVIKLVKDVGLPLTLRDLGVEEFIEAEWRQVAEAACASNDTMVNMPFPVSPDDVYNAIIATNAIAESYK from the coding sequence ATGACAAACATTGTAAGGTCCGTTACTTCACCCAAGAAATTTATTTCTGGTCAAAATCTGCTCTCGTCATTAAATGACTACTTTAAGGATTATGGCGATAAAGCCTTTGTTATTTGTGATGAGTTTATTCTTGAAAGGGCCCAAAAAGAAGCTGGTGCTTCTATTGAAGCAGCTGGAAATCAGGCGGTTTTCGAAAAATTCCAATATGAATGTACAAAAGAAGAAATTGAGCGTAACCGTGAATTGGTGCGTAAGCATGGCTCAAATATCATTATAGGGATTGGCGGCGGTAAAACGCTGGATACTGCCAAGGCAACCGCTTATTATGAAAAGCTGCCTGTCGTTATTTTCCCAACAATAGCTTCTACAGATGCCCCTTGTACCGCGCTCGCGGTTATTTATAAGAAGGACGGCTCCTTTGATGAATATCTGTTCCTGCCTACGAACCCAGACGTGGTACTGGCAGATACAGGCATTCTGGCAGCAGCACCTGCGCGTTTCTTTGCAGCTGGAATCGGTGATGCGTTAGCGACTTATTTTGAAGCCCGGGCTTGCTATCAGTCCAACGGGGACAACCTGGTTTTGAACAAGCCTTCCACCACAGGACTGGGACTTGCCCGTCTTTGCTATGAAACACTGCTGGAAAATGCAGTGAAGGCCAAACGTGCCGTGGATCGTAAAGTATATACTCGTGCGGTGGAGGACACGATCGAAGCGACCATTTATTTGAGTGGTGTTGGTGCGGAATCAGGTGGGTTGGCAGCAGCACACGCCATTCATAATGGTATGACAGCTGTTCCTTCGCTCCACAAAGCACAGCATGGCGAGAAGGTTACATTTGGTCTGTTAACTCAGCTGGTGCTGGAAAATGCTCCAAAAGAGGAACTGGAAACTGTAATTAAGCTGGTTAAGGATGTAGGTCTCCCATTGACGCTTCGTGATTTGGGGGTAGAGGAATTTATTGAGGCCGAATGGCGTCAAGTAGCTGAGGCTGCTTGTGCATCCAATGATACGATGGTCAACATGCCATTTCCAGTCAGTCCTGACGACGTGTACAATGCTATCATTGCAACAAATGCGATAGCAGAATCCTATAAATAA
- a CDS encoding tyrosine-type recombinase/integrase, producing MARLRNIKPTAGNRTDWRQLLTEFLAYKKLEDGVGDYTLHDYDRTVKLLFKRFPNAWDSEKALRDAVMEHLAEDIAPPTFNNRLVYLRTFFNYCIREGELSANPLASVKKRKTENRAVAVEIDVLNALLAAPNQGTFVGLRDYTLILLTLDTGIRPSEGTKLIPQDFNASLREIYVPAKVAKGRVARTLPISETTTKAMRKLISVRAPEWGDDVPIFCSYEGRPLNRHTWGDRMEIYCKKIGTHIRPYDLRHVFALEFLRNGANAFAAQRALGHSTMEMTRRYVALVNDDLKTEHAKASPVDRLVKNTKAKRNTKV from the coding sequence TTGGCAAGATTACGAAATATAAAACCCACGGCGGGCAACCGAACGGACTGGCGTCAGCTTCTCACGGAGTTCCTAGCGTATAAGAAGTTAGAGGACGGAGTCGGCGATTATACGTTACACGACTACGATCGGACCGTTAAGCTGCTATTCAAGCGGTTTCCCAACGCATGGGACTCGGAAAAAGCCTTGAGGGACGCGGTAATGGAACACCTAGCGGAGGATATCGCTCCGCCAACGTTTAATAACCGACTCGTCTACTTGCGCACGTTCTTTAACTACTGTATAAGGGAAGGCGAGCTATCCGCGAACCCTCTCGCAAGTGTGAAGAAACGCAAGACGGAGAACCGAGCCGTCGCCGTCGAAATTGACGTATTGAATGCGTTACTGGCTGCGCCCAATCAAGGCACATTCGTCGGTCTACGCGACTATACGCTTATCCTTCTAACGTTAGATACCGGCATACGTCCGTCGGAGGGTACGAAGCTAATACCGCAGGATTTTAACGCGTCTTTGCGGGAAATTTACGTACCGGCGAAAGTGGCGAAAGGCCGTGTTGCGCGGACGCTTCCTATATCTGAGACTACAACGAAGGCGATGCGGAAATTGATATCGGTGCGTGCGCCTGAATGGGGCGATGACGTTCCGATCTTTTGTTCGTATGAAGGGCGACCGCTCAACCGCCATACGTGGGGCGACCGAATGGAGATATACTGCAAAAAGATCGGAACGCATATTCGACCGTACGACTTGAGGCATGTATTCGCGTTGGAGTTCCTTCGTAATGGAGCGAATGCCTTTGCGGCGCAGCGAGCTCTCGGCCATTCTACGATGGAAATGACACGGCGTTATGTAGCGCTTGTAAACGATGATTTGAAAACGGAACACGCGAAGGCGAGTCCGGTCGATCGACTAGTTAAGAATACGAAAGCAAAACGGAATACGAAAGTATAA
- a CDS encoding YnfA family protein, with translation MLKAALLFILAGIAEIGGGYLIWQWLREGKTWYVGLCGGVILAVYGIIATFQVFSSFGRVYAAYGGVFIVLSIAWGWWIDKKTPDMYDIIGGLICLVGIAVILIPRSG, from the coding sequence GTGTTAAAGGCAGCGTTACTTTTTATTTTGGCTGGCATCGCTGAAATTGGAGGAGGTTATTTGATCTGGCAATGGCTGCGTGAAGGGAAGACATGGTATGTCGGACTTTGCGGCGGAGTGATTTTGGCTGTGTATGGGATCATTGCAACCTTTCAGGTTTTCTCCTCCTTTGGGCGTGTGTATGCAGCATACGGAGGTGTTTTTATTGTTCTTTCTATTGCATGGGGCTGGTGGATTGATAAAAAAACACCTGATATGTACGATATTATTGGTGGATTGATTTGTTTGGTTGGTATTGCTGTCATACTTATTCCCCGCTCAGGGTGA
- a CDS encoding TOTE conflict system archaeo-eukaryotic primase domain-containing protein, whose product MDKIIDRIFELYLIQNTHYLVQFRGGYYTTRNDRSKPLRKYLLKEHLEGKRTVGTFAGQYFTKFLTFDIDYRNQDVARWVTYKIAKSLDDTGVREYAISFSGNKGYHVDIFLDKAISIDAARRFFDLVVKLSEVDVVEGGEVEFRPSGLQGVKLPLGTHQKTGNYCGFCEVSDGLRVKSPEESEAYFLALKKADHMLILGAFDDDTAYDSRDASDMEEAVARHKPLETYDQSESYTLSRAAERYHNGLTGPGQRHKSFLLLAQLFNHNGVDKTEAYTAITDWFAWQNADFYDSDAEFCACDLQECVDYVYEKNLTLTIEQRDLTVAFGEIDGIMRKCPQKNQKALAYALLVHSKRWGGGGGTFYMTYAQMGATAGTDERTARRQVDKLQELGVIEIVHRDQRRKGTYKKKPNVYRMTLESGGREYGVGGDLDINECLAFFYTEVELRRLLPRRQFQSFVNSRDTDIPA is encoded by the coding sequence ATGGACAAAATAATAGACAGAATCTTCGAGCTATACCTGATCCAAAACACACATTATCTTGTTCAATTTAGGGGCGGCTATTACACGACTCGCAATGACCGATCCAAACCGCTCAGAAAATACCTCTTAAAGGAACATCTTGAAGGAAAACGGACGGTCGGAACATTTGCCGGCCAATATTTTACGAAATTCCTGACGTTCGACATTGATTACCGTAACCAGGATGTCGCCCGTTGGGTCACGTATAAGATTGCAAAGTCTCTCGACGATACAGGAGTCCGCGAATATGCCATCTCGTTCAGCGGAAATAAGGGGTATCATGTAGACATCTTTTTGGACAAGGCAATTTCTATAGACGCAGCACGGCGATTCTTTGATCTTGTTGTTAAACTTTCGGAGGTCGATGTGGTTGAAGGCGGGGAGGTTGAGTTTCGCCCGTCGGGACTACAAGGCGTTAAGCTTCCGTTAGGGACGCATCAGAAGACCGGCAACTATTGCGGATTTTGCGAAGTATCTGACGGACTAAGAGTAAAGAGTCCGGAAGAGTCCGAGGCTTACTTCTTGGCGCTGAAGAAAGCAGACCATATGCTTATTCTCGGCGCGTTTGACGATGATACAGCTTATGATAGTCGGGACGCATCGGACATGGAGGAGGCAGTTGCTCGCCACAAACCGCTTGAAACGTACGATCAAAGCGAGAGTTACACATTGAGCCGCGCAGCCGAAAGGTATCATAACGGATTGACTGGGCCGGGACAGCGTCATAAGTCGTTTCTTCTCCTTGCACAACTGTTTAACCACAACGGAGTGGATAAAACGGAGGCATATACCGCGATCACGGATTGGTTCGCTTGGCAAAACGCAGACTTTTACGACTCTGACGCCGAGTTTTGTGCATGCGACCTTCAGGAATGCGTTGACTATGTTTACGAGAAGAATTTAACGCTGACAATAGAGCAGCGTGATTTGACCGTAGCCTTCGGCGAGATTGATGGCATCATGAGGAAGTGTCCGCAGAAGAATCAAAAGGCGCTTGCATATGCCCTGCTTGTGCATTCGAAGCGTTGGGGAGGCGGGGGCGGAACATTTTACATGACCTATGCTCAGATGGGGGCTACTGCGGGAACGGATGAGAGGACAGCGCGACGACAGGTTGACAAACTGCAAGAGCTCGGCGTTATCGAGATTGTACACCGTGACCAACGAAGGAAAGGAACGTACAAGAAGAAGCCCAACGTTTACCGGATGACGCTGGAGAGCGGCGGCCGAGAGTACGGTGTTGGGGGTGACTTGGACATTAATGAATGCCTCGCTTTTTT
- a CDS encoding putative holin-like toxin produces the protein MTVYETLSLMIMFAALVIVIRREK, from the coding sequence ATGACCGTATATGAGACGTTGTCTTTAATGATAATGTTCGCAGCACTCGTCATTGTAATAAGACGCGAAAAATAG